A stretch of Borrelia turcica IST7 DNA encodes these proteins:
- a CDS encoding phosphodiester glycosidase family protein: MNKKLSYLTLLILLLGFLSASKFLNSKEDISKYKIIQGSFMESNYVIAKIKNKNLKFIISKPIFDKKTNNYYFEGQTTSQFLISNEVDIAINTSPYEIKNSMYYPRGLYIYDKKIISNARQNYGAIVIKNNQIILNPKIDEIKTSDYGFSGFFPLIKNGKYTKNFKENKHPRTIIGTDKGNKHLYLITIEGRGINKSKGISLNDAIDLSLKYGIINSINLDGGGSSTLVVKSNNLPHKLNATSNLFGQERIIPFHLGIKLPN; the protein is encoded by the coding sequence ATGAATAAAAAACTTTCATATTTAACACTATTAATTTTATTACTTGGTTTCTTATCTGCATCAAAATTTCTCAACTCAAAAGAAGATATCTCTAAATACAAAATAATTCAAGGCTCTTTTATGGAAAGCAATTATGTTATTGCCAAGATTAAAAACAAAAATTTAAAGTTCATAATTTCAAAGCCTATTTTCGACAAAAAAACAAATAATTATTACTTTGAAGGTCAGACAACAAGTCAATTTTTAATTTCAAATGAAGTAGACATTGCTATTAATACTAGTCCATATGAGATAAAAAATAGCATGTACTATCCCCGTGGCTTATATATATATGACAAAAAAATAATATCTAATGCAAGACAAAATTATGGAGCAATTGTAATTAAGAACAATCAAATAATATTAAACCCTAAAATAGATGAAATAAAAACTTCTGATTATGGTTTTAGTGGGTTCTTCCCCTTAATCAAAAATGGGAAGTATACTAAAAATTTTAAAGAAAACAAACATCCAAGAACAATAATAGGAACTGACAAAGGAAATAAACACTTATATCTCATAACAATCGAGGGAAGAGGAATTAATAAAAGTAAAGGGATTTCCTTAAATGATGCAATAGACTTATCTTTAAAGTATGGAATTATTAATTCTATTAACCTAGACGGAGGTGGTTCAAGCACACTGGTCGTAAAATCAAATAATTTGCCCCATAAACTTAATGCTACATCCAATCTCTTTGGACAAGAGAGAATAATCCCTTTTCACTTAGGAATAAAACTGCCTAATTAA
- the miaA gene encoding tRNA (adenosine(37)-N6)-dimethylallyltransferase MiaA, whose product MKRDRIVFIFGPTAVGKSDILFNFPQNVAEVINVDSIQVYKEFDIASCKPSMQLRAHIKHHLVDFLEPTNEYTLGIFYKRALKIIENLKEQFKLPIFVGGSAFYFKHLYYGLPSTPIISSEVRLYVENLLKINGKDFLLEKLKSVDFERYETISKNDIYRIKRSLEVYYQTGIPISQFLEKGQRLENVLLIGLKRPIEEIKSRITDRVKNMINCGLLEEIKRLMGKGYNETTPAFKGIGYREFLLWKSRPYYMLDDIINLINKNSFLYVKRQMTFFNKIPNVLWFHPEDDLESILSLIFD is encoded by the coding sequence TTGAAGAGAGATAGAATTGTTTTTATATTTGGCCCTACGGCTGTAGGTAAAAGTGACATTTTATTCAATTTTCCTCAGAATGTAGCTGAAGTGATTAATGTTGACTCTATTCAAGTGTACAAGGAGTTTGATATTGCTTCTTGTAAGCCTAGCATGCAGTTAAGAGCTCATATAAAGCATCATTTAGTAGATTTTTTAGAACCAACTAATGAGTATACTCTTGGAATTTTTTATAAAAGGGCATTAAAAATAATAGAAAATTTAAAAGAGCAATTTAAACTTCCTATATTTGTAGGTGGATCTGCTTTTTATTTTAAACATTTATACTATGGGCTACCTAGTACCCCAATCATTTCTTCTGAAGTAAGACTTTATGTAGAAAATCTTTTAAAGATTAATGGAAAAGATTTTTTATTAGAGAAACTTAAAAGTGTGGATTTTGAAAGATATGAAACAATAAGTAAAAATGATATTTATAGAATTAAAAGATCTCTTGAAGTTTACTATCAAACAGGTATTCCAATTAGTCAATTTTTGGAAAAGGGGCAGAGGCTTGAAAATGTTTTGCTTATTGGATTGAAAAGGCCCATTGAGGAGATTAAGTCTAGGATAACAGATAGAGTTAAAAATATGATTAATTGTGGGTTACTTGAAGAAATTAAAAGATTAATGGGAAAGGGATATAATGAGACAACTCCGGCTTTCAAGGGAATAGGTTATCGTGAATTTTTATTATGGAAAAGTAGACCTTATTACATGTTAGATGATATAATAAATTTAATAAATAAGAATTCATTTTTATATGTAAAAAGACAAATGACTTTTTTTAATAAGATTCCTAATGTTTTATGGTTTCATCCGGAAGATGATTTAGAGAGCATTTTGAGTTTAATTTTTGATTAA
- a CDS encoding PTS transporter subunit EIIC encodes MNNVMKNLQNLGKAVQTPAAVLPIAGILLGFGYLIIEATDPSGIFRQIGKLMEQSGGAILGNLPILFAIGTGMGLSKNNKAAAALGGAVGYLILNAGLATFTITINGKLEPVNMSVLGGIIAGTTSAMLSDKVVYWEIPQFLGFFSGQRLVPIMNGLLSALLAIVFGFLWAPLQIAINQVGNWMVEAGHLGLFVFGFLNRLLIITGLHQLLNTLVYFVFGEYTASDGSIVQGEITRYLNGDPNAGTFTAGMYPMMLFGLPGAALAMYLTSKKERRGEVGGLLLSASLTAFLTGITEPIEYTFMLIAPFLYLIHAVLTGLSLIITNIFGVHIAFALSAGIIDYFLMFPKSTKALLIFPIGLGIGTVYFIIFITLIKIFKIKTPGREDDNEGELISHIPSNISDDEIFDSIIKAFGGLNNIKNVDSCFTRLRVDVENPKLVNKDLIKNLGASGTIISSGNQAQAIFGAKSEKIATYIKSKI; translated from the coding sequence ATGAATAATGTAATGAAAAATTTACAAAACCTTGGAAAAGCAGTACAAACTCCCGCAGCTGTCTTACCAATTGCAGGGATTTTACTTGGATTTGGATACTTAATAATAGAAGCTACAGATCCCTCTGGAATTTTTAGACAAATTGGGAAATTAATGGAACAATCAGGTGGGGCTATCCTTGGGAATTTACCTATACTATTTGCAATTGGAACTGGAATGGGTTTATCTAAAAATAACAAGGCAGCTGCAGCTCTTGGAGGAGCCGTTGGGTATTTAATTCTAAATGCAGGTCTGGCTACATTTACAATAACAATTAACGGAAAATTAGAACCTGTAAACATGTCTGTATTGGGAGGTATTATTGCAGGTACAACCTCAGCTATGCTTAGCGATAAAGTGGTATACTGGGAAATACCACAATTTTTAGGATTTTTCTCAGGCCAAAGGTTAGTACCAATAATGAATGGATTACTGTCTGCTTTACTAGCAATAGTCTTTGGGTTTCTATGGGCACCCTTACAAATAGCTATTAACCAAGTCGGAAATTGGATGGTAGAAGCTGGTCATTTAGGGTTGTTTGTATTTGGATTCTTAAATAGATTACTAATAATAACAGGGCTACATCAACTCCTTAACACTTTAGTATATTTTGTATTTGGAGAATATACTGCATCCGATGGGAGTATAGTTCAAGGAGAAATTACAAGATATTTAAATGGAGATCCAAATGCTGGAACATTTACAGCAGGAATGTATCCTATGATGTTATTTGGACTACCTGGTGCTGCTCTTGCTATGTACTTAACATCCAAAAAAGAGCGCCGAGGGGAAGTGGGTGGACTTTTACTCTCAGCATCACTTACTGCATTTCTTACAGGAATTACAGAACCAATAGAATATACATTCATGTTAATAGCACCTTTCCTTTATCTAATACACGCTGTCCTAACCGGTTTATCATTAATCATTACTAACATCTTTGGAGTACACATAGCGTTCGCACTCTCAGCAGGTATAATAGACTACTTTTTAATGTTTCCAAAGTCAACAAAAGCTCTATTAATATTTCCAATAGGACTTGGAATTGGAACTGTTTACTTCATTATTTTCATAACACTAATAAAAATCTTTAAAATCAAAACACCTGGACGTGAAGATGATAATGAAGGAGAACTAATATCTCACATTCCCTCCAATATCTCTGACGATGAAATTTTTGATTCAATCATTAAAGCCTTTGGCGGGCTTAACAACATAAAAAATGTTGATTCATGCTTCACAAGACTCCGAGTAGATGTAGAGAATCCTAAATTAGTAAATAAAGATTTAATAAAAAATCTTGGAGCAAGTGGTACAATCATCTCATCCGGAAACCAAGCCCAAGCAATATTCGGAGCTAAATCTGAAAAAATTGCAACTTATATAAAGTCTAAAATTTAA
- a CDS encoding DNA-directed RNA polymerase subunit omega, with translation MRIPLKKIQDFDGNYYELVTAVIMRTEQIIDEISLAEHAISDEKVVGQAFNDILTGKFTYSIEER, from the coding sequence ATGAGGATACCTTTGAAAAAAATACAAGATTTTGATGGTAATTATTATGAGCTTGTTACGGCGGTCATAATGCGTACAGAGCAAATTATTGATGAAATTTCTTTAGCAGAACATGCTATTTCTGATGAAAAGGTAGTGGGACAAGCTTTTAATGATATTTTAACCGGTAAATTTACATATTCAATTGAAGAGAGATAG